DNA from Leptolyngbya iicbica LK:
AGGAGGCCCCGTTCTATTAATTTACGTCTCACGGTCAACTCTCCTGAACGCATTGGAAGAGGTGCATGGAGACTTTCCGGACCACCTTCTATATCACCGGAGTGAACTGTCAGATAATCAAAAAAGACAAGGTACTCCAAATCCAGACACATAGGAAATGCTTCTACCAAAATTGTAAGAGCTCGCAACCCTGATTCCATAGGGCTATTGAATGGTGAAACCACCATCACACCTCCTTGCCACTAGGTACCCATATAAGCTTATCGTCGTTAGCCAATTGATGACAGATCCCCTGCCTATCTTTGGTCTCGGTCACTGTAACTAGCGGATTACTTGTTAAAGCTATACGTGTTGATTCCCTTATAACTTCATTCATTCGCGTCAATCCGTCTGGATGCGTATCTTCGCAGATATCTATTACACCATCTAGAATCTCGCTTTGCAATCTATCGAAAGTACCTGGTGGAACAGTATCACGAGCAAAGACTCTTAGCGATTCAGCACTATAAAAACGTTCGCGTTGTCTCAACATGTGATTGTTGAGCTCTGGTTTTAGAGAGGATGAAATATCTGAAGCACTATTTATATCTATACTAAGATGCTCGCTATAAGCATCAAATATTTGTCTGATGTATCTGCTCTCTTTCTCAGTAGGAGTTTCTGGTGGCGTATCAGGGGCTGGGCGCAAGTCCAGTCCGCCGCCGAATCTTACTGAGTGAAACGGAGTTGTTGCATGCTCCTTAATTAATTCCACTGCAGTTTTATAGGAGAAGATTGAAAAGTCAAAATCCTCAAACCAATCAAGTAAATCACCTTCCAGGGGAATATTTGCTGTTGTAGTTATTTTATTAAGGCAATAAGTTTCCCAATTATTTTTAATACTTTCCTTCAATTCTGCAGGATTATCCATGAGTTTTGAAAGAGTGGTTCCGACCCCTTTAGGAGCGACAAAGAAGTATCGTCTAGGAGGAGCATATTGATTTTTGAATGAGTAGTAAATTATTTTGCCAAATTCAACCCAAACCATACTTGGAGATAAGGAAGTGGCATATCTTTTACATTGAAAGTTGTCCCATACCCCAGATAGTCCATCATCATCTACATAGCCAGCCACATCAATACCCATGTCACCCGAGCCGGAATGACGGCGAATACGCTTATAAGATCCGACTGTCCCAGCACTTGCCCACTCCTCTATAAAAGCTTCCCACTCTTCTGGTGATGAGTTCACTAGACGCATCTCTTTAGGAATGGGGATTCCGTTCATAACATGATCTGCTGATGGGTTACCCAAGGGAGGCTGTGGTGAAATCGGCCTCATATCTTCGTCTGAGATCAAATGCCTCTATCCTCATGTAATCGCGTGTTCAACCCGAATTTATCTTACGAAAAGGAATGTTGTCACTCCGAACATACAGAATTCAATTAATTTGACATGAATTTTGAGTGTAAGCGACATTATTACTGACACAAATCCAGAAGTTCGCTGTTTGGTAGGTGTAGCCACCAATAATCCGAATGAACTAAGGGAGTAGCGTTGAAATAAGTCCCCCAAAGTTAGGTTAGACTATCAGCGACGAGTGGTGCTGGTGCTGATGTTGACAGAGCAAATCAAAGCGACATTCAAAGACGCGGCTCGTAAACTGACGGGGCAGAAGAAACGCGAATTTACGGCCCAAGTCGCCTTGGATTATTTTGAGGGGTCAGCCCGCCAAACAGAACGTGCTCTGGGTTGGGATCGCGTCAGCATCCAGCGAGGGCTCGATAGCTTAAAGAGCGGGACTGACTATGAGGATAACTACCAAGCCCGAGGGCGCAAAAAAGTCGAGACCTTGCTCCCAAATCTAGCGCAAGATATCGATGAGTTGGTTCAGGGGGATGTCCAAGCCGACCCGAAATTCCAGACCCCGTTTGGCTACCTGAAAGTCACGGCCCAAGGCGTCCGTGACCAGTTAATCGCCGAGAAAGGCTACGTTGATGAGGAACTACCCTGTCGTCAAACGATAGGCGAGGTGTTGAATCGTCTGGGCTATCGTCTTCGTAAACCCTCAAGACCAAGCCGTTGAAGAAAATTCCGCAAACAGACGCCATTTTCGACCATGTGGCAACGGCTAATGCAGCGGCGGATGCGGCGGCGAACGTGTTGCGACTCTCCATTGATTCAAAAGCCAAAGTCAAGGTGGGGAATCTTTCACGCGGGGGCAAGGACCGGCGACAGCACGCGCCCAAAGCCGATGACCACGACACCGAATGGCAGTCTGTCCTAGTGCCGTTTGGGATTCTCAACTTACAAACCGACGAGTTGACCCTTTATTTGGGAGAGTCCGCCGAAACCTCTGATTTCATCGTGGATTGCCTGAGCCAGTGGTGGCAAGACCACCGGGCCGACTATCGGCACATCACCACGCTCGCGATTAATCTAGATGGGGGGAGCGCGACTCGCTCGAATCGCACCCAGTTTATCAAGCGCTTGGTGAGCTTTGCTCGACAGAGCCAATTGAGCCTGGAGTTGATTTATTATCCGCCCTATCACAGTAAATACAATCCCATTGAGCGCTGTTGGGCAGCCCTTGAGCAGTTCTGGAATGGTGCGATTCTCGATTCCGTCGCAACGACCCTGAATTGGGCGAGCAACATGACTTGGAAAGGCCGTATACCAGTTGTCCACCATGTCACTGATTATTATGAAAAGGGCATTAAGGTGGATGCGAAGACACTGGCCTCCTTTCAAGTCGATTGGCATCCTTCGGCAGAACTGCCCCAGTGGGCCATTACGATCAATCCTGCCTAGGCGGGTGGCTTATCTATCGGCAACTCCCTAAACGATAAGCTTGAGCCTTTCGCTTAGTTCATTGGGTTGGCTTTATGTCAAACTGCGCCTCAATAGGCTAAACACCTCTCCCTGCTCTGGCGTAATCAAACTTCCTGTCTTTGGAACATACGAGCATAGCAGGCGCTAAATTCGCAAGGTATGTAGGTTTCACATTAGCTACCCCTTTAACCGCTTCTGCATCGTCTCCAACTTCCTTAAATCCGCCGCCCGCTTCCGCCGTTGATACCGCTCCTTCGCGATACCATTCACCACCTTCATCGCCTTCGGCTGCTCCGCCAGATACTGATACGCCGCTTCAAACCACACCTCCTTGGTGATCTTCTCATCCATGCAGAGATGCCGCAGCGCTTTATCAATCTCCTCTTCCAACCGCGTGGTCGTACGCACCAACTGGGGCCGATCGCCCCCTTCACCCTGACCCATAGACATACTGACGTCAACACCTGCAGACTCATCAGAGTCACTGTATCTTGATGTCATGGCTGCCTCTGCATCCGGTTGACGAGACTTCACACGGGACGTTTCCTCCAGCCCGTCAGAGCGTGGCGGCACTGTCGGGCGCTGCCGCTGCATCAATCTTTCCAGAGCATCTTCATTCATAGCCTACACCTGTCCCAAAATTTCAATCACCTGCTGCAGCGGCAATTCCAACTCCCCATATCCCAGCTCGGCCAATAACCGCCCCTGCCGAATCGCTTGCTTGTAGCGCTCACTCTCCAAAACTGACGGCAGCACCCGAATCTCTCCCGCGACCTGTTGCATCGCCGCGATCGCCTCTCGACTATCCGTCGCCTGCGATTGGCCAAACCACTTATCGCGAAACGGCAGCACTCCCAGCACCTGCCCCGTAAACGCCCGGATGCGCCGCATCTCCTCCAACAGCTCCAGGCTGCGCAGCAGCGAATTGACTCCCTTGGTCGAAGCCTCCGCCGGAATCAACACCCAGTCCGATGCCCCCACCACTGACAGACAAATCTGAGTGCGCTGGGGCGGTGAATCAATTAGGCAAACATCAAACAGTTCCCCCACGGCCTCCAAGCTGTAGCGCAACGCCAAGGCTCCCATGCCGCTCGTGGCCAAGTATTCCTGGGCCTGATGCAGTCCCTCATCGGCAGGCAGCAGATATAGGTTTTCGTAAGCCAGGGGATAAATGCCCGCCGCCGTCTCCACCTGACGCTTCAACACTTCCAGCAACGTCGGGGCATCCGGCTGCACGTTATGGCCCAAATAAAACGTCAGATTCGCCTGCGGGTCGGCATCCACCATCAACACCCGCTGCCCCTGCTGGGCCAACAGTCGGCCCAACAAGAGCGAGATCGACGTTTTCCCTTGTCCTCCCGAGAGCGACAAACAACTCAAAGTCTTCATGGGCGATCGCTCCCGATAACCGAACCCAGAACTTTCTGACAGGCTGGGCGTCTTCACCAAACAAGGGAATCTGTCACCATTAAAGTTATTCAAAATAGAAACGTCAAGACGTATTGACGTCAAAATGCATTAGAGTCTTTGATTGCTGTTGTGATGTGCTGTGATGACTGATTGCTGTTGGCTTTTGAGGACGTATTTAAGTTGAGGATTTAAGGGTAAAGAAGAACTTATCCAAAACTTTCAGTTGGGCATTTTTGAGATATTTATGTGATCGAAATCACGAATAAAAACCAGATTCTATGGCTCTGCTGGTTTGTACGTTAGAAGGCTTGAGCTATCAATTTATTCTGATTATTTTCTCGATAATGTATTGATGAATTAGGGGCTCTCCGTATTCTTTCTGAAATACTCAAGCACTTGATTGAAATCACGCATCGTTACAGGTTTGGCCACAAAACTCAGGATTTTGGCTAGCCTTTTAGACATCGATGGATGCCCTTCAAAAAGAGAGGGCAGTTATTTCGATTTCTGGAATTCGTTGCTATAGTGATCAAATCTTTCTAGAAGTTGAGTCACGTCTAGAGCTAATTTTGAACATGCAAGTCAAGCCAGTCTGACCTGATTTAAGGAGGCTGAAATGATCCGTCAACATTCAAAAGTGCGTACAGAAGTTTTGGCTTCTCCATTCGATTTTGTAGCCCAAATTACTCATTCTTTTTGTCAACTGCCATGCTCGCTACTCACTGCGATCGCGGTGGGATGTATGAGCGCTAATTTTGTGCTCCACGGTCCAGCTTTGCTCTTGCTCGTGATGGCCGGTAGCGGTTTGGGCCTGATCTGGCGACAAGAAGTGATTAGCAAAGCGGGTGTCTCTACCAAGGCTTCCAGAGGCTGGCCCGCCCGCCGCCAAACTATTCTGGCCATCGGCCTAAGTTTGCTGTCACTCCTGACCGTGCTGGCCTTTCCCGCCCAGGCTCAATTCTTTGGCGGGGCCGAAACCTGGATGCAGACCAATTTTGGCGCTGCAACGGGGGAGGCGATTCCACTGGTCTTCAACGTTCTGCGCGGTCTCTTTTTGCTCTACGTCGGCATCTCGCTGGTACGAGTGATTAACGGGGCTCGCCAAGAGGAGGATTGGCAAACGATCGCTCGCACCCCGCTCATTATCATCATTGCCGTCACCGCTGGCGACATCCTGACGACGCTCATCACCGGTTAAAGGTCGTTGGTTCGTCAGATCGAGGGTGCAGCTACCACCAGTTCTTTCAGCCCCCTTGAGCGATTTATGCCTTCTCACTTTCGTCCGGTCAACGCCATTCTGGGAGCCCAACCGCGTTTAGGCCCCATTCCCGCCGACCAAATCATTCCGTGGTTTTGCATCACTGGGGTGTCTTACCTGGTGGGTCGCGGGTTCAACCTCAGCTGGATGGCGATTGGCTTCATCGCCGCTTGGGGCATGTCTACCTGGTGGATTCTCACCGGAGGACAAAGCTGGAAGTTCACGGCCAAATTCGTGCCGACTCCCACCTGGAGTCGCGGCTATGCCCGATATCTGAGATTTATCTACCATGAAACAGAAAATCGGCAAACACCGCCTCAAACTCGGCGGCCAATTCGTCAGCACCCTGACTCCTTTTGAAGATGCGCTCAATCTCGCCGCCATGCTGCGGGTTGAACTACGGGGGCGACGGGTCGGCGCTTACGTGCTCACCAAGGGGCAGAACCGAGAGCATCTGTGTTTTGTCTTTGGCTTCGACTGCAAAGGCATTCACAATACCCTGACCGATGAGCAGGTTGAGACCATTTTTAGTCAACTGGAATCGGGCTTGAAAGACCTGCCTGGGGGTGAACGGTTGACCCTGCATCTCGGGTCGTTTTCTTCTGATTCTGATCGCCAGCAAGATCTTGCTCAGCTGACAGATCTGGCCCCCAGCAAGGCTCTGAAGTTTTTGCTCACCAGCGATCGCGCTCGGGTCCAACAGCTCACCCAACAGGGGCTACGAAAACCCAAGTTTCTGCGACTCTATGTCACCCATACGGTACAAAGCGGCTCTGAAGGAGCCCAGGACCTGATCGAAAAGCTGATCGGTCGGGGGGAAACGCTCTGGAAGTCCTTTACGGGAGAACTGCAACAGGCTAAAAATCAACGCCTGCAAACAGTCATCACCAAAGCCTTTACCGATGGCTTTCTGCTGTGGGAGCAGGTCCTTTCCAACAAGATGGGGCTGTCTATCAAACCGCTGGGTGAAGTTGACCTGTGGACGTTGCTCTGGCACAGGTTTAATCAGAGTGAGCCGATTCCGATTCCCCAACTGATTGTGCTGGATGGCCACGGCCTGCACGAACAGGTCAACTCTGACATCCACAGCACCACTCTGCTCACCCGAGACAAGGTCCCCACTGCCGGGAAATCCTGGACGAAGGTCAATGGTCAATATGTCGCTCCCCTCACCTTTTTAGAAAAACCAGGCGGTTGGGCCAATGAGTTCGCTCAACTGCGTTACCTCTGGGAAGTCCTTTCCAGAGAGACCGTTGCAGATACCGAGATCTTTTGCCAGCTGACGCGAGCGAACGAAACCCTTGTGAAGACGACCGTTCAGCGGATGCTGAAGCAGTCCAACCTGACAGCCACCCTGGCGGAAGAGGGCAATTCCGTGGATGTGGCGGCGGAGCTGAAAATGAAGCGCTCCATTGAGGCCCAGGAAGAACTCTTCGAAGGTGCCCTGCCCATTCACACCGCCGTGGTTTTCCTGATTCATCGCCCGACTCTAGAGCAGTTGGATGAAGCTTGCCGGTATCTGCAAAGCTGCTTTCGCCGTCCCGCTTGGGTAGAGCGAGAGCAAGATTACGCCTGGAAGGTCTGGCTGCAGACGCTGCCCATTGTTTGGGACGCCTTGATGGCCAGTCCCTTTAACCGCAGGCAGCTCTATCTGACGGGAGAAGTGCCGGGGCTGATGCCGTTGGTGCTCACCCAGCCCTGCGATGCCAGAGGCTTTGAGCTAATTGCCGAAGAAGGGGGCAGCCCGATTCACCTGGATTTGTTTACTCAGCACAAGAACCTGGGACTCTTTGCCACCACCCGTGCCGGGAAGTCCGTGCTGGTCTCCGGTATTCTGACCCAAGCCTTGGCCTACCGCTTTCCCGTCGTTGCCCTGGACTTCCCGAAACCCGATGGTTCCTCTACCTTCACGGACTACACCCAGTTGGTCGGCGGAGCCTATTTTGACATCTCTCGTGAGTCCAACAACCTGTTTGAGCTGCCCGACTTGCGACACCTGCCGGGCGACGAGCAAAAAGAACGCCTGCAAGACTTCCAATCGTTTCTTGAATCGGCGCTGCTGACCATGATTGTCGGCTCGGGGGCGAGCGAGTCGGTGATGACTCAGACCATTCGCTCCATCCTGGTACTGGCGCTGAATGCTTTCTTTAGCGATCGCTCGATTCAGCGGCGTTATTTGGAAGCGATGGAAGGTCGTTTGGGCTCTGCTGCTTGGGACAGAATCCCCACTCTGGCGGACTTCCTAGCCTTCTGCACGCCGGAGCAGCTTGACCTACAGCAGGTCGGCGGCAACATTGAAGCCGCCCTGAATATGATTGAGCTGCGACTCCGGTTCTGGCTCTCCAGTCGGGTCGGGCGGGCCATTTCGGCCCCGTCAAGCTTCCCGACCGATGCCCAGCTGCTGGTCTTTGCGCTGCGTAACTTGGCGAATGAGGAAGATGCGGCGGTGCTAGCGCTTTCGGCTTATGCTGCTGCTCTGCGTCGCGCTTTGGAAGCACCCGCCTCGGTCTTCTTCATTGATGAAGCCCCCATCCTGTTTGAGTTTGACGAAATTGGCGCACTGATTGGCAGGCTTTGTGCCAACGGTGCTAAAGCCGGGATTCGGGTGATTATCTCGGCGCAAGATCCCGATACCGTCCATAAATCCCCCGCCAGCGCCAAGATCTTTCAGAATCTGACGACGCGCCTGATC
Protein-coding regions in this window:
- a CDS encoding ParA family protein yields the protein MKTLSCLSLSGGQGKTSISLLLGRLLAQQGQRVLMVDADPQANLTFYLGHNVQPDAPTLLEVLKRQVETAAGIYPLAYENLYLLPADEGLHQAQEYLATSGMGALALRYSLEAVGELFDVCLIDSPPQRTQICLSVVGASDWVLIPAEASTKGVNSLLRSLELLEEMRRIRAFTGQVLGVLPFRDKWFGQSQATDSREAIAAMQQVAGEIRVLPSVLESERYKQAIRQGRLLAELGYGELELPLQQVIEILGQV
- a CDS encoding ISAzo13-like element transposase-related protein, encoding MKKIPQTDAIFDHVATANAAADAAANVLRLSIDSKAKVKVGNLSRGGKDRRQHAPKADDHDTEWQSVLVPFGILNLQTDELTLYLGESAETSDFIVDCLSQWWQDHRADYRHITTLAINLDGGSATRSNRTQFIKRLVSFARQSQLSLELIYYPPYHSKYNPIERCWAALEQFWNGAILDSVATTLNWASNMTWKGRIPVVHHVTDYYEKGIKVDAKTLASFQVDWHPSAELPQWAITINPA
- a CDS encoding ABC-three component system protein, with translation MNGIPIPKEMRLVNSSPEEWEAFIEEWASAGTVGSYKRIRRHSGSGDMGIDVAGYVDDDGLSGVWDNFQCKRYATSLSPSMVWVEFGKIIYYSFKNQYAPPRRYFFVAPKGVGTTLSKLMDNPAELKESIKNNWETYCLNKITTTANIPLEGDLLDWFEDFDFSIFSYKTAVELIKEHATTPFHSVRFGGGLDLRPAPDTPPETPTEKESRYIRQIFDAYSEHLSIDINSASDISSSLKPELNNHMLRQRERFYSAESLRVFARDTVPPGTFDRLQSEILDGVIDICEDTHPDGLTRMNEVIRESTRIALTSNPLVTVTETKDRQGICHQLANDDKLIWVPSGKEV
- a CDS encoding transposase; this encodes MLTEQIKATFKDAARKLTGQKKREFTAQVALDYFEGSARQTERALGWDRVSIQRGLDSLKSGTDYEDNYQARGRKKVETLLPNLAQDIDELVQGDVQADPKFQTPFGYLKVTAQGVRDQLIAEKGYVDEELPCRQTIGEVLNRLGYRLRKPSRPSR